In Clostridium sp. DL-VIII, the following proteins share a genomic window:
- a CDS encoding sulfide/dihydroorotate dehydrogenase-like FAD/NAD-binding protein produces MYKIVNKKELTNNIFSMDIEAPRVAKSAKPGQFIIIKNDEKGERIPLTIADYDQEKGIVTIVFQTVGKGTKQLASFNEGDHVADFVGPLGVPSEFIHEDIEELKKKNFIFVAGGVGAAPVYPQVKWMHEHGIAVDVILGSRNKDLLIYEEKLKTVVGNLYVTTDDGSYEFKGTGSDMLKELVNNQGKKYDHAIIIGPMIMMKFTSMLTKELGIPTTVSLNPIMVDGTGMCGACRVTVGGEVKFACVDGPEFDGHLVNYDESMRRQAMYKTEEGKAQLEVEEGNTHSHGGCGCRGDK; encoded by the coding sequence ATGTATAAAATAGTGAACAAAAAGGAGCTTACAAATAATATATTCTCAATGGATATAGAAGCACCAAGAGTAGCAAAATCTGCAAAGCCTGGGCAATTTATTATCATAAAAAATGATGAGAAAGGTGAAAGAATTCCTTTGACTATAGCTGATTATGATCAAGAAAAAGGAATAGTAACTATAGTTTTTCAAACTGTAGGAAAAGGAACAAAACAGTTAGCTTCTTTTAATGAAGGGGATCATGTAGCTGACTTTGTTGGACCATTAGGTGTACCAAGTGAATTTATACATGAGGATATAGAAGAATTAAAGAAAAAGAATTTTATCTTTGTGGCAGGTGGAGTTGGTGCAGCACCAGTTTACCCACAAGTAAAATGGATGCATGAACATGGAATAGCTGTAGATGTTATTTTGGGAAGCAGAAACAAGGATTTATTAATATATGAAGAAAAACTAAAGACTGTTGTTGGAAATCTTTATGTAACAACTGATGATGGTTCATATGAATTTAAGGGAACTGGATCAGATATGCTTAAAGAATTAGTTAACAATCAAGGTAAGAAATATGATCATGCAATTATTATTGGACCAATGATAATGATGAAATTTACTTCTATGCTAACTAAGGAATTAGGAATTCCAACAACAGTAAGCTTAAACCCAATAATGGTTGATGGTACAGGCATGTGCGGTGCTTGCAGAGTTACGGTTGGTGGAGAAGTTAAGTTTGCTTGCGTTGACGGGCCAGAATTTGATGGACATCTAGTAAATTACGATGAATCAATGAGAAGACAAGCTATGTATAAAACAGAAGAAGGAAAAGCACAGTTAGAAGTTGAAGAAGGAAATACTCATAGTCACGGTGGCTGTGGTTGCAGAGGTGATAAATAA
- a CDS encoding 2,3-butanediol dehydrogenase: protein MKAALWYAKKDVRVEEIEEPKVTLNGVKIKVKWCGICGSDLHEYLGGPIFIPVGQPHPLSGTTAPVVLGHEFSGDVVEVGPNVTNFKPGDRVIVEPIVACGKCPACLEGKYNLCSSLGFHGLCGSGGGLAEYTVFPEKFVHKIPDEMSYEQAALVEPMAVALHSIRIGNFRTGDTALVLGSGPIGLATIECLKAAGAKLIVVLQRKSIRQEYAKRAGADVVLDPNEVNIAEEVKKLTNGLGVDVAFETTGAQIGFDTGIDSLKFEGTLVVTSIWENDVKFNPNVLVFTEKKIIGTLAYRHEFPATMAQMKDGRIKAEGYVTKKIHLDDIVEEGFGALTGPEKKKQVKILVTPDKELVSKS from the coding sequence ATGAAAGCAGCATTATGGTATGCAAAGAAAGATGTTAGAGTAGAGGAAATTGAAGAACCTAAGGTTACGCTTAATGGTGTAAAGATTAAAGTAAAATGGTGTGGAATATGCGGATCAGATTTACATGAATATTTAGGAGGACCTATATTTATACCGGTAGGACAACCACATCCATTAAGTGGAACAACAGCTCCAGTAGTTCTAGGACATGAATTTTCAGGAGATGTAGTTGAAGTTGGCCCTAATGTAACTAATTTTAAGCCAGGAGATAGAGTAATAGTTGAACCTATAGTTGCATGTGGAAAATGTCCGGCATGTCTAGAAGGAAAATATAATTTATGTTCATCATTAGGTTTCCATGGACTTTGCGGAAGTGGTGGAGGACTTGCTGAATATACAGTTTTCCCAGAAAAATTTGTACATAAGATACCAGATGAAATGTCTTATGAACAAGCTGCCTTAGTTGAGCCAATGGCGGTAGCATTGCATTCAATTAGAATTGGTAATTTTAGAACAGGTGATACTGCGTTAGTACTGGGATCTGGACCAATAGGACTTGCAACCATTGAGTGCTTAAAAGCAGCTGGTGCAAAATTAATAGTAGTATTACAAAGAAAATCTATAAGACAAGAGTATGCTAAAAGGGCAGGAGCAGATGTAGTATTAGATCCTAATGAGGTAAATATAGCAGAGGAAGTTAAGAAGCTAACTAACGGATTAGGAGTTGATGTGGCATTTGAAACTACAGGAGCTCAAATAGGTTTTGATACAGGTATAGATAGCTTAAAGTTTGAAGGAACTTTAGTTGTAACTAGCATATGGGAAAATGATGTTAAATTTAATCCTAATGTATTAGTATTTACTGAAAAGAAAATCATTGGAACATTAGCATACAGACATGAATTTCCAGCAACTATGGCTCAAATGAAAGATGGAAGAATAAAAGCAGAAGGATATGTAACCAAGAAAATACATCTAGATGATATAGTTGAAGAAGGTTTTGGAGCATTAACAGGTCCAGAAAAGAAGAAACAAGTTAAGATATTAGTAACACCAGACAAGGAACTTGTATCTAAATCGTAA
- a CDS encoding sigma 54-interacting transcriptional regulator — MKDYIKFITEAWREFVSTGQVNSKVRREIRDSWIRCRKYGVNPNNGNGNVKHPNIGELINKNNELISVARPVIESIYSMVCGSGFALFLADKAGYIIDVIGDKDIMERAEGLNFLKGELWSEKVVGTNAIGTALYLNKPVQTIGAEHYGINQHSWTCSAAPIYDEDDNLIGCINMSGNYYNAHSHTLGIVTAAAQSIQKQMKLATSYKLLNITFESISEGMIVMNEHMKIKRINGRALKILNISLEEAMNMDINQVLSGIDFHKLIKEENKFLHNLEWDFSINNDIIKCVINILPLNKNEKNSGMVITFTEVEVVHKLVNKFAGYKAQYEFKDIITNNLEMKNMISFAKKAAKSDCNILIQGESGTGKELISQSIHNYSNRAKGPFVAVNCASIPSELVESELFGYEKGAFTGASKEGHPGKFELADGGTIFLDEIGELPLDIQSKLLRVLDNGKIVRVGGTYEKQLNVRVIGATNRILKNEISKQNFREDLYYRLSVMEIKTIPLRKRKEDIDLLVNEFIQKLNIKNRNKIISLKQSYIDELKKHDWDGNIRELKNVVERDYYLSEDEIMNIDINNLDYKNTIQTLHQEYPNQEEIKIVSLDLLEENAIRDVIKKCDGNLQLTSKLLNIGRATLYRKIKKYHIDVSK, encoded by the coding sequence ATGAAAGATTATATCAAATTTATCACTGAAGCATGGAGAGAATTTGTTTCTACGGGACAAGTTAATTCAAAGGTTAGACGAGAAATTAGAGACTCATGGATAAGGTGTAGAAAGTATGGAGTAAATCCTAATAATGGAAATGGGAATGTTAAACATCCTAATATAGGTGAGTTGATCAATAAAAATAATGAACTTATTTCTGTTGCCAGACCAGTTATAGAAAGTATTTATAGTATGGTTTGTGGATCGGGATTTGCCTTATTTTTAGCTGATAAAGCTGGGTATATAATAGATGTAATAGGTGATAAAGATATAATGGAGAGAGCTGAGGGATTAAATTTCCTAAAAGGTGAATTGTGGTCAGAAAAAGTAGTTGGAACTAATGCTATAGGAACAGCCTTATATCTTAATAAGCCAGTTCAAACAATTGGAGCAGAGCATTATGGGATAAACCAGCATTCTTGGACATGCTCCGCGGCACCAATATATGATGAAGATGATAATTTAATCGGATGTATAAATATGTCAGGTAATTATTACAATGCTCATTCTCATACTTTAGGCATAGTAACAGCTGCAGCTCAGTCAATACAGAAACAAATGAAATTAGCTACTTCATATAAATTACTTAATATAACTTTTGAATCTATATCAGAAGGTATGATAGTTATGAACGAACATATGAAGATAAAAAGAATAAATGGACGAGCACTAAAAATTTTAAATATATCTTTAGAAGAAGCAATGAATATGGATATTAATCAGGTTTTAAGCGGCATTGATTTTCATAAGCTTATTAAAGAGGAAAACAAGTTTTTGCATAATTTAGAGTGGGATTTTTCCATAAATAATGACATAATAAAATGTGTTATAAATATACTTCCATTAAATAAGAATGAGAAAAATAGCGGTATGGTAATAACTTTTACAGAGGTCGAAGTGGTACATAAACTTGTAAATAAATTTGCAGGATATAAAGCTCAATATGAATTTAAAGATATAATAACCAATAATTTAGAAATGAAAAATATGATAAGTTTTGCTAAAAAGGCTGCAAAAAGTGATTGTAATATCTTGATTCAAGGAGAAAGCGGTACTGGTAAAGAGTTAATTTCACAATCAATACATAATTATAGTAATCGAGCAAAAGGTCCTTTTGTTGCAGTAAACTGTGCTTCAATACCTAGTGAACTTGTTGAAAGTGAATTGTTTGGATATGAAAAAGGAGCTTTTACAGGTGCTTCGAAAGAAGGACATCCAGGTAAATTTGAATTGGCAGATGGAGGAACAATATTTCTAGATGAAATTGGAGAATTGCCTTTAGATATTCAAAGTAAGCTTCTCAGAGTCTTAGATAATGGGAAGATTGTAAGAGTTGGTGGAACTTATGAGAAGCAATTAAATGTCAGGGTTATTGGGGCTACTAATAGAATATTAAAAAATGAAATAAGTAAGCAAAATTTTAGAGAAGATTTATATTATAGATTAAGTGTAATGGAAATAAAGACAATTCCACTTAGGAAAAGAAAAGAAGATATAGATTTGCTTGTGAATGAGTTTATACAAAAGTTAAATATAAAAAATAGAAATAAAATTATAAGTTTAAAACAATCATATATAGATGAATTAAAGAAACATGATTGGGATGGAAATATAAGAGAACTTAAGAATGTTGTTGAACGAGATTATTATTTAAGTGAAGATGAAATAATGAATATAGACATAAACAATTTAGATTATAAGAATACAATACAAACTCTGCATCAAGAGTATCCAAATCAAGAGGAAATTAAAATAGTTAGTCTTGATTTATTAGAAGAGAATGCTATAAGGGATGTTATAAAAAAATGTGATGGAAATCTTCAGCTAACATCTAAGCTGTTAAATATAGGAAGAGCAACTTTATATAGAAAGATAAAAAAATATCATATAGATGTATCAAAATGA